The genomic window TATTGACAGCTTCAACTAGTGATTGCGTGAACATACACAACGCAAAGGGCTGCTGGCAAGGGACaattgcaaattttaattatttataatttatcatGCTACGCAAATTATGTTACTTCAAGTGAGCTTGTATATCAGGTATTTATAATGGTTTGGTTTGAttactaatattaaaaaaatttcacaaattttacaaaGTATAAGGCTTTCTTTCAGCGCAGGAAACACAGCTTTTATGTCAATGTCAATATGTAGAACTTGAACACATCCACCTTGGCACAAGCAGacttcttttcattttatttgcattacGTTTGTCGGAGGTTGTGATAACGGTACTGTGCGTGATTTGTTCAAACACTTTTTGTTGATCAGCAAATAAAATGTTGGCATCAGTTAAACATTTACTGGAACAAAAACGTATAATATTGGCAAGTAGTTCCCCACGCCGCCAGGAACTTATCAAATCTATAGTGAGTAAAATAGCGTGTAAATATACTGCATAACACTCAACTGTGCATAATTTCTCTTACTAGGGACTTTCCATAGAATTGTGCCCATCTAGTTTCGAAGAAAACCTAGACTACCGTGATTTTAAGGAGTTTTCGCAGTTTGTAGAGGCAACAGCGGCTGGCAAGGCTGAGGAGGTCTATCAACGCTTGCATGCCGCTCATCCATCGGACGATTTGTTGGTTATTGGCGCTGACACAATGGTCACATTGGGAAAAGAAGTTTATGGGAAGCCAAAAGATGCTGCCGATGCCGTACGTATGCTGACCAAGTAAGTAACGAGTGGTGCACGGcatagcaaataaataaataagagtaGGAGGAATAATTATTTAAGCATTGTagctaataaataaaacattacagAGTCTTTTgctaaaacatcaaaaaatgcaaTCAGAATTCAAATTGTGACTATCTCCTAGGCCGTCTTAACATCCTCCCGGAAGTTTGTTTAATCAAGTGAAGGGTAGGAGCAGTTGgctcatgcacatacatacagaaaACTCATTCCACGTGCACTTAAATGAAATGTgacactttatttaaaataatcaatttattcatttagtGCATTTGCGAGTCTGAATAgctgaattattattaattcaaatttaaatgcatatcaatctacatacatatgtacgtatattacATGCAAAAACCATATATTCATAACCATGCCATTCTCCTTCCAGTCTCTCTGGCAAATGCAATCGCACTCATACAGGAATCGCGCTGCGACACAGTAAAGGGGTGCGCCACTTTACTGAAACTACTGACGTATACTTCGGTGAATTGACTCAGGCACAAATACTCGATTATGTGGATAGCCGAGAGCCACTGTGAGTCTTTCAaagatttcattaaaaaaactctctaattataaaaactatttttttaaatttacagcgACAAAGCGGGCGCCTATGGTATACAAGGAATTGGTGGCTCGCTAATTGAAAGAATAGATGGAGATTACTATTGCGTAATGGGTTTGCCACTGCACCGTCTGTGTAAAGAGATATGTGCTTTGCTTGAAGAGTCAAATGGCCTGGATAATGGTTGTACCGCCGAGAAGAAAGCAAGAAAAGAATGAATTGTTAGAAAAACTATCGCATGTTGCCACATAACaaccttttaagaaataaaacatAAGCGAGGCTTTTAGTTATAAACTAGAacgaaaatatttcaacaactatgtttttcaaattaaaaatatatacatacatactttacaTACTATTTAGTAACATTTTCTCATAGAAAATCATCTACCGTTGAgactcggcttaaaactgcagattcctccatttgtggaacaacatcaacacgcatgtcgcaaataggaggagggttcggccaaacgcccaataaaggatgtaagcgccaattatattcaGTAGAAACTCAACACTTgcgatacttttttttttcattgcctaCTCAGTACTCGCCACATTAGCAAATTTGTGCCTCGatatttacaacattttttgttttgtctttctCTTTTGCGTTACGAAAATAAAACTTGGGGAAGTACCGTCAATGTCATTCagataataacattttttgaattgaatcaGTTGGAGGAATTAGGGGAAGTACCGACTAAATCATTTTCTGACTTATAACTTTTAGCGTTAACTTTTGCTTTTGGTGTGGTCTCATAATGGGAAAGTAGAATATTTATGCTGTAAGCAGCGGAAGaagaaatttctgaaaaaatgaaatacattttttttaataaaaatcttttttttaataaaacatatttttaat from Anastrepha ludens isolate Willacy chromosome 5, idAnaLude1.1, whole genome shotgun sequence includes these protein-coding regions:
- the LOC128864108 gene encoding dTTP/UTP pyrophosphatase; its protein translation is MLASVKHLLEQKRIILASSSPRRQELIKSIGLSIELCPSSFEENLDYRDFKEFSQFVEATAAGKAEEVYQRLHAAHPSDDLLVIGADTMVTLGKEVYGKPKDAADAVRMLTNLSGKCNRTHTGIALRHSKGVRHFTETTDVYFGELTQAQILDYVDSREPLDKAGAYGIQGIGGSLIERIDGDYYCVMGLPLHRLCKEICALLEESNGLDNGCTAEKKARKE